A section of the Zygosaccharomyces rouxii strain CBS732 chromosome B complete sequence genome encodes:
- the RIX1 gene encoding Rix1p (similar to uniprot|P38883 Saccharomyces cerevisiae YHR197W RIX1 RIbosome eXport essential protein), with the protein MSSEILPLTTLAKQLEYCEGSQFQLILKKLTSPAYIDEQLLKTELPLVATKIQKLLRSNQDYDIWKGCHASVVLCSYNPLALCVHGGQLLTVIYSRLEQKTEYHSASSEAFSEKIVLKSLTSALSILMDLMRGKPTLSRESLVPKLKAIIPCLVDLTALEPELCLPILKELLLKNSTTFRPYANKYRQVLSKLISQEYGNLDPNVQSLVCENYAYLHLIKLQAQNSQDEHQAHHKPFHDETWRIGILSILAQFKPILELCDEMLDLDHDQDLKKLIKSLQYDNLYPTDLPTSDKLLPGLKVDLNEPMTLWEIPQRLNLLIDLLSPFLSLPTPYAVRIPLGACISVFEGLLGMTRNFLPLRREIRRDAELVSVIYDVLSHVQFSGVRLLNVLVQNFGKCCLSMLPSILGSLEFFIPLQLKSKSIDIKRCKLMKSEFLQYFQLLNSIFPHIGYQLQELDFFQKLVEVALALSEDENLANLLTNEGPAKTQSNKAGKKQRKDNSVGALSDMYTHADQFILRTSLAWYDQINLFLSGLLSNLKLPSSQQVKIIRYGVQKSLGWKQQVGHIPESFVELLRAIVVNPGNERVSILPIAVSLLKGSSDELFDLLCHPRLPVNLIHNVKGLANSIEEQNQEELLSNEDLEEAADEPEEEESQEKEENVEIESNTKRQIPETESEPEPPKRQRLNTNVPLFQAQNTEILKVDNEPPVVLKEEKQVEVVQEQQPASAQEEASDSESEMVIPQIQLSDDDEE; encoded by the coding sequence ATGAGTTCAGAAATATTACCGTTGACGACATTGGCCAAGCAATTGGAATATTGTGAAGGGTCccaatttcaattaatcttaaagaaattaacaTCACCTGCATACATTGATGAAcaattattgaaaactGAGTTACCGCTGGTGGCTACAAAGATTCAAAAACTCCTACGCTCAAACCAAGATTATGATATATGGAAAGGGTGTCATGCTTCTGTGGTGCTTTGTTCTTATAACCCATTAGCGCTATGTGTTCATGGTGGTCAGTTATTAACGGTTATCTATTCAAGATTGGAACAAAAAACGGAATATCACTCAGCATCTTCTGAAGCATTTTCTGAAAAGATTGTTCTAAAATCTCTAACTTCTGCCCTATCGATTCTTATGGATTTAATGAGAGGAAAGCCAACACTTTCAAGAGAAAGTTTGGTTCCTAAATTGAAAGCCATTATACCGTGTTTGGTGGATTTAACAGCGCTAGAACCTGAATTATGCttaccaattttgaaagaattacttctgaaaaattctaccaCTTTTAGACCCTATGCTAACAAGTACCGCCAAGTACTATCCAAACTGATCTCTCAGGAATATGGAAATTTAGACCCTAATGTTCAATCTTTAGTTTGTGAAAATTATGCATATTTGCATTTAATTAAATTGCAAGCTCAAAATTCCCAAGATGAACATCAGGCTCACCATAAGCCATTCCACGATGAAACTTGGAGAATTGGGATTTTGAGCATTTTGGCACAATTCAAACCAATATTAGAGTTATGCGATGAAATGTTGGATTTGGATCATGACCaggatttgaagaaattgattaaaagtTTACAATACGATAATCTTTATCCTACAGATTTACCTACATCTGATAAATTGTTACCAGGTCTAAAAGTTGATTTAAACGAACCAATGACTTTATGGGAAATACCTCAAAGACTGAATCTTTTGATAGATCTCCtatcaccatttttaaGTCTACCAACGCCATATGCTGTGAGAATCCCCTTGGGTGCGTGTATCTCGGTTTTTGAAGGTTTGCTGGGTATGACTAGAAACTTCTTACCATTGAGACGTGAGATTCGTCGTGATGCAGAATTGGTATCTGTCATCTATGACGTTTTATCCCATGTACAATTTTCAGGTGTAAGGCTCTTGAACGTTTTGGTACagaattttggtaaatGTTGCCTTTCCATGTTACCATCCATTCTAGGTTCATTAGAGTTTTTCATTCCATTACAATTGAAATCTAAAAGTATTGATATTAAAAGATGcaagttgatgaaaagtgaatttttgcaatattttcaattgctaaattcaattttccCACACATTGGTTATCAActacaagaattagatttctttcaaaaattagTTGAAGTGGCTCTAGCATTatcagaagatgagaatttGGCTAACCTTTTGACCAACGAGGGACCCGCTAAAACTCAATCAAACAAGGCAGGTAAGAAGCAAAGAAAGGATAATTCTGTCGGTGCACTATCAGATATGTATACACATGCTGATCAATTCATCCTAAGAACATCACTTGCTTGGTATGATCAAATCAATCTATTCTTAAGTGGATTGTTAAGCAATTTGAAGTTGCCCTCAAGTCAACAAGTGAAAATTATCAGATATGGTGTTCAAAAATCCTTGGGTTGGAAGCAACAAGTGGGTCATATACCTGAAAGTTTTGTTGAACTTTTGAGGGCTATAGTGGTTAACCCAGGCAATGAGCGTGTATCCATACTGCCAATTGCAGTCTCGCTATTAAAGGGTTCTAGTGATGAGCTCTTCGATCTATTGTGCCACCCCAGATTACCCGTGAACTTGATTCATAACGTTAAGGGATTAGCCAATTCCATTGAAGAGCAGAACCAAGAGGAACTACTATCAAATGaggatttggaagaagctgCAGATGAGCcggaagaagaggaaagcCAGGAAAAAGAGGAGAATGTAGAAATTGAGTCCAATACAAAGAGACAAATCCCCGAGACTGAATCAGAACCCGAACCACCTAAAAGACAAAGATTGAATACAAATGTGCCGCTTTTCCAAGCTCAAAATACTGAAATCCTCAAGGTTGACAACGAGCCACCAGTTGTtttgaaggaagaaaaacaagTTGAAGTGGTTCAAGAACAGCAACCTGCTTCTGctcaagaagaagcatCTGATAGTGAATCAGAAATGGTCATTCCTCAAATTCAGCTCAgcgatgacgatgaagagTAA
- the MCM22 gene encoding Mcm22p (similar to uniprot|P47167 Saccharomyces cerevisiae YJR135C MCM22 Protein involved in minichromosome maintenance component of the kinetochore binds to centromeric DNA in a Ctf19p-dependent manner): MNGSPVNQDLLEVYINTIEQQIDNKKFFVKQARDAIGSLQTGGMDVHSISSEQWQNFMKRPMFFPERSDPIGLGLASTGFVSRQQSSEQWLEHMEVQLNDMQTMIRNQQQMNHEMTVLLELLLHKLETPSEDNTIQETPVQRNHTLRNELKNFIRDFLSLDLADSQNTAEQVCSDVMVVIERLINYDTNLTTTDFPPSTKGLFRLLLRGNLITLNEVGDKRYVKLTDFASTEVV; the protein is encoded by the coding sequence ATGAATGGTTCTCCCGTGAATCAGGATTTGTTAGAAGTCTATATCAATACCATTGAGCAACAAATAGacaataaaaaattctttgttAAACAAGCAAGAGATGCTATAGGATCGTTACAAACTGGTGGAATGGATGTCCATTCTATCAGTTCTGAACAATGGCAGAACTTCATGAAGCGTCCTATGTTTTTCCCTGAAAGATCAGATCCAATTGGGCTGGGTTTAGCGTCTACGGGCTTTGTAAGTCGTCAACAGAGTTCAGAACAGTGGTTGGAGCACATGGAGGTTCAATTGAACGATATGCAGACTATGATTAGGAACCAACAACAAATGAATCACGAAATGACAGTTCTATTAGAGCTTTTACTACATAAATTGGAAACCCCTTCCGAAGACAATACGATACAAGAAACGCCAGTACAACGTAACCATACCCTTcgaaatgaattgaaaaactttATTAGGGATTTTTTATCACTGGATCTGGCAGATTCTCAAAATACTGCAGAACAAGTGTGTAGTGATGTTATGGTAGTCATCGAACGGTTAATTAATTATGATACAAATTTGACGACTACAGATTTCCCTCCCAGCACGAAAGGTTTATTTCGACTGTTGCTGAGAGGCAATCTAATTACTTTAAACGAAGTTGGAGACAAGCGTTATGTGAAATTAACAGATTTCGCATCTACGGAAGTAGTTTAG